The Paracholeplasma brassicae genome contains a region encoding:
- a CDS encoding biotin--[acetyl-CoA-carboxylase] ligase: MSSTLRVFDSLDSTNNYLKQHYHELENMTFVCANYQTSGRGQFDRTWQSDKGKNLLVSFLIKALPTHEMPLLQKTYYDGLVSYVKTFVPNVYLKEPNDLYVNDKKIAGILIETLVSDQCYKYVIIGLGLNVNQTEFSGLCATSIAIETNHHYDIQSLLSTYVTKTIENLGEHL, translated from the coding sequence TGTCTAGCACCTTACGTGTTTTTGACTCTCTAGACTCAACAAATAACTATTTAAAACAGCACTATCACGAATTAGAAAACATGACGTTTGTTTGTGCGAATTATCAAACAAGCGGCCGTGGTCAGTTTGACCGGACATGGCAATCGGATAAAGGCAAAAATCTCTTGGTCTCTTTTTTGATTAAAGCGTTGCCAACGCATGAAATGCCTTTACTTCAAAAAACGTATTATGATGGACTTGTGTCGTATGTAAAGACCTTTGTGCCTAACGTGTATTTAAAAGAGCCAAATGATCTTTATGTAAATGACAAGAAAATAGCTGGCATATTGATTGAAACGCTAGTCAGTGATCAATGCTACAAATACGTCATTATTGGTCTGGGTTTAAACGTCAATCAAACAGAGTTTTCAGGTTTATGTGCCACCTCAATAGCGATAGAAACAAATCATCATTACGACATTCAATCCTTACTTAGTACTTATGTAACTAAGACAATAGAAAACTTAGGAGAACACCTATGA
- a CDS encoding biotin transporter BioY gives MKLERLLKLSILVSMLIALVYLMPPIVMPFSGIPITLQTWMVLMIGLLLKPKEAFFAVMSYVILGALGLPIFSGQKGGMSVILGPTGGFIVGFPLVSMFVAVFKQKQSAIIKNTLISIVFMIIVLYAFAALWFVSYLNMTYLNALFVLLPFVPFDLAKVLFANLIYQKLPLQLLNTQTVRTKEKKYE, from the coding sequence ATGAAATTAGAACGTTTGTTGAAATTGTCAATTTTAGTATCGATGCTAATCGCACTTGTGTATTTGATGCCTCCAATTGTGATGCCTTTTTCAGGTATCCCTATAACGCTTCAAACATGGATGGTATTAATGATTGGGTTATTACTAAAACCGAAAGAAGCGTTCTTTGCGGTGATGAGTTATGTAATTCTTGGGGCATTAGGACTACCCATATTTAGTGGGCAAAAAGGTGGTATGTCAGTTATCTTGGGGCCAACTGGTGGGTTTATCGTTGGCTTTCCACTGGTTAGTATGTTTGTCGCTGTCTTTAAACAAAAACAATCAGCAATCATCAAAAACACACTGATTAGTATCGTATTTATGATCATCGTGCTTTACGCATTTGCGGCACTATGGTTTGTGAGTTATTTAAACATGACTTACCTCAATGCACTTTTTGTGCTACTACCGTTTGTTCCTTTTGATTTAGCAAAAGTGCTCTTTGCCAATTTGATTTATCAAAAGCTACCATTACAATTGTTAAATACCCAAACGGTACGAACAAAGGAAAAGAAATATGAATAA